A window of the Ostrea edulis chromosome 1, xbOstEdul1.1, whole genome shotgun sequence genome harbors these coding sequences:
- the LOC125664426 gene encoding uncharacterized protein LOC125664426 encodes MSLIHRIGLILCVCYGLLTSQSLGATTSTADNAGTSTDTYSTTEHSDVTTTVNDVMCYSCSDTVRGAECQKNTRAMAEEAGNVKPQQTQEGRSNNVYAKSCKGYQNFTYCMIETIENRGEMHSYRRDCSDGVSFSYDAAKLRAVRPDNQTTCAYNGQGYVICVRLCQRNFCNGPFPFSSANTERQWSCLIVLLVISFYVMFGE; translated from the exons ATGTCGCTTATTCATCGTATAGGATTAATCCTGTGTGTGTGTTACGGATTGTTAACATCTCAAAGTTTGG GAGCAACGACGTCTACCGCTGACAATGCAGGAACATCTACAGACACTTACAGCACAACGGAACACAGTGACGTCACCACGACAG TGAATGACGTGATGTGCTACAGTTGCTCGGACACGGTGCGCGGGGCGGAATGTCAGAAAAACACAAGGGCGATGGCCGAAGAAGCGGGAAATGTTAAACCCCAGCAGACACAGGAAGGAAGGAGTAACAATGTCTATGCGAAAAGCTGTAAAGGCTACCAAAATTTCACATACTGCATGATAGAAACCATTGAAAATAGAG gcGAGATGCATTCCTACCGCCGAGATTGTTCGGACGGGGTGTCGTTCTCCTACGATGCCGCCAAGCTGCGGGCCGTCCGCCCAGACAATCAGACGACATGTGCCTACAACGGCCAAGGTTACGTCATCTGTGTACGCCTGTGTCAAAGGAACTTCTGTAACGGACCATTCCCTTTCTCGTCAGCGAATACAGAAAGACAGTGGTCTTGTCTGATAGTTTTACTTGTCATTTCGTTTTATGTGATGTTTGGAGAATGA